From Fusobacterium varium:
TTGTTATAAGTTTAAATTTTATTTTTCTTTCTGGTTTGTAATACTTTTTTATTCCCTCTAAGATTTTGTTTATTACCTCTTTGTTTTTAGCACTAACAATTGTTTCTGTTCCTTTTAAGATAGAGTGCATATTATCTCTCCAACATCTTTATTAAGATTTTTGTAAGTTCCCTAGTAGCTCTTATATCTGCTAATGCATCATGAGCATTCTCCAGTTTTATATCAAAATGATTACACCATGTTATCAGCTTATTATTTTCTAATATAGGTAATCTATCAACAAATTGTAGGGCCTGTATCACTGCTAGAGTGTCAAACATCAATTTGAAGTTAATCCAACTTCCTAGATATTTATTACCAAGTCTTACATAGAACTCATAAAGTTTTTGGAAGTCAAATTTTATATTTTGACCCACAAGGATAAATTTGTCATTTCTATCAAATCTATCACAGTATTTTTCAAATATGCTTTCGATTTCCTCAAATGCTTTTTTAGGCTCTTGATAGCTATTTATAATATCCAATGTCATTCCTGTTACTTCTAAAGCTTTTTCGCTTATATCAGCGTTTTTATGTGGTTTACATCTAATATTAAATTCTTTTTTTACTTCTCCATCAATTTCTATAATTCCTGCGAACTGGATTACTGCCGAATTGGCAGTAGTTCCAGTTGTTTCTGTGTCTAAATATAGTATTTTCATTATTTTAATTCTCCTTTTCCAGTATTTTGTTTATTTTCTTCTTGTTTTTTAGTTTCTTCTGCTTTAATTTCTGGTTTTTCTTCCTTATTT
This genomic window contains:
- a CDS encoding putative exonuclease, translating into MKILYLDTETTGTTANSAVIQFAGIIEIDGEVKKEFNIRCKPHKNADISEKALEVTGMTLDIINSYQEPKKAFEEIESIFEKYCDRFDRNDKFILVGQNIKFDFQKLYEFYVRLGNKYLGSWINFKLMFDTLAVIQALQFVDRLPILENNKLITWCNHFDIKLENAHDALADIRATRELTKILIKMLER